Genomic DNA from Alphaproteobacteria bacterium:
AATTTAAATAGATTTTACTACTTATAATAATAAAAATGACACTTATTTATAAAATTAAATACGTATCTTATTTATTAAATAAGATATAAAAGATGCACATGCACCTATCATAAACAAAGCATCATATTCATCACTTGTATCATCAACTCCTTTAGCGTGACGTATACCTTTCTCATCACTTGTATAAGCATATAATTTAATAAATCCTTCTTTTAAAGCCGGATGAATTTTTTTATTTTTTTCCAATTCTTTCAAAGCATCACTAAGCATAGCTTTGTCATTTTTAGAAATAATACGGGCAGCAGCCTCAACAGCACTAATGCTTTCACGTATACTTTTATTATAATATCCTTGGGTTAAATATTGACCAGCATCACGCAAATGTTCTCGAATACCTACAAATTCTTTTGCTTTTAAATCTACAAAAGCATTTTTTAACACTTTACATTCTTCCTCTGAAACAATTGGAATAATCGTATCATTATCGAATACACGATATGCAGCTTTACAATCTAATAAAACTTTATCTATAAATAAACTAAAATCTTTTGGGCAGTCAGAATGACGTAAAATAAATTGAATAAAGTCAAAAATTTCACTATAATCACCTTGGAAAATTATAAATTTAATATGGGCGGTATTTTTATCTGCATTATCACTAAATTGATCTACTATTCCACCACGATCTACATACCTTGCGCGCAATATTTTATACCACTGGCTACTTTTTAATATATAAAACCCCATATTAGTGAGATATTTAAAATCTTTTTCAAGAGATGAATAAATAACATCATACAAACGAGCTTTTAATTGAAATGTAATTTCTTTAAGTTGTAATTGGGTAGGCAGTGGCTCACGACCTTCGGCTTGAGCAAAAGTTAATTTTTTACGTATACTATATAAGTCATCCATAATAGCATTTTTTTTAAATTAAATTTCTCAGCTACTATTTATTAGTAACAACTAATAATACTTATAATTCAAAATATTGTAAATTTAATTTTATTAATAAATTATATTCTCTTACCCATTAATCCATCGACCAGATAGTCTTCCAGGCGATCCAACATTTCGCCCCAACCAGCTTCGGTCATATCACGTTCTTTACCCAAAATCATATTCGCATGTTCCAAAGCAAATTTTGTTTTGCCTTGATCAGATACAAAGGTTAACGTCACCAACGTTTCCAATGGCCAATCTGAACTTAACCCATAATGTTTTGCGGATACTAAATTTCCTTCTTCATCGGTAAATCCATCTAAATAGACAATTTTCTCTGGGACAATAATTTCTTTGTAAAGGCCACGTCCCCAAAAATCTTTACCATCTGCTGATCGCATGCAATACCGAAAAATACCCCCAACCCGAAAATCAACTGTAAAAAATGGGGTGGTAAAATTTTTAGGTCCCCACCAATGTTTTAAACAATCTGGATTTGTCCAAGCTTTAAAAACCAAATCTGGGGACGCATCAAAAATGCGCGTAATTACAATGTTTGATTGGGTGTTAGATTTTATCATAAAACTCTCTATTACCTAGTATGTTTATTAAATTCTTATAACAAAATAGACATAAAAATTCTGTTCGATTATCCAAATACACTTTATAAACATCTTGCCAAAAATTTTTAGAACAATAATTTTATTTTTGAAACATATTACCCAACCTTTACATTTATTATAGAAATAACTAAATTTTATCTATATAAGTTTCAAGCTGTTCAAAGGTACCACTCCAACCTTGCTGCATAGATGATCTGCCTTCTTCAAATGTTTGAATTTCTTTATCCGTAGCTTCATAAGGTAACCATTTAACAGTAACGGTTGTTTTACCTTGGTTTTCTTCAAATGTTATTGTTGAAAGCATTTTTAATGGCCAATCCATACTCATAGGATGGCGCGTTATTGACCCTTTTTCGTCTGAAAAAGAACTGATAAAAATAATACGTTCATTGGGCACAATGTCACGAAACACAAACTTGCCCCACATATCCGAGCCATCGGGCGCAAGTAAACAATAATGAAAATTGCCCCCTACCTTAAAATCCATATCGGCCACACGTACCTTAAATCCTTTTGGCCCCCACCAATGTTTTAAATGCTGGGGATCTGTCCATATTTTAAACATAGTGGCGCGTGGCACATCAAATGTATGGGATATCATAAATTCTTTTGTAGTCATTTTATTGTCCTTTCATTTTATATAATTAAAATTTTATTAAAATAT
This window encodes:
- a CDS encoding SRPBCC domain-containing protein, with the protein product MIKSNTQSNIVITRIFDASPDLVFKAWTNPDCLKHWWGPKNFTTPFFTVDFRVGGIFRYCMRSADGKDFWGRGLYKEIIVPEKIVYLDGFTDEEGNLVSAKHYGLSSDWPLETLVTLTFVSDQGKTKFALEHANMILGKERDMTEAGWGEMLDRLEDYLVDGLMGKRI
- a CDS encoding SRPBCC domain-containing protein gives rise to the protein MTTKEFMISHTFDVPRATMFKIWTDPQHLKHWWGPKGFKVRVADMDFKVGGNFHYCLLAPDGSDMWGKFVFRDIVPNERIIFISSFSDEKGSITRHPMSMDWPLKMLSTITFEENQGKTTVTVKWLPYEATDKEIQTFEEGRSSMQQGWSGTFEQLETYIDKI